From Cyanobacterium sp. T60_A2020_053, one genomic window encodes:
- a CDS encoding DUF433 domain-containing protein encodes MEKTKVILERITFNPEIMGGRACIRGMRITVTLVLKLLASDMTIEEILREYPDLELEDIQASLKYASLLADEKIYYYEEEKVA; translated from the coding sequence ATGGAAAAAACTAAAGTTATTTTAGAAAGAATCACTTTTAACCCAGAAATCATGGGAGGAAGGGCGTGTATCCGAGGGATGCGCATTACTGTAACCTTAGTCTTAAAATTGTTAGCCAGTGATATGACTATTGAAGAAATTTTAAGAGAATATCCTGATTTAGAATTGGAAGACATACAAGCCTCTTTAAAATATGCTTCATTATTGGCGGATGAAAAAATTTATTATTATGAGGAAGAAAAAGTAGCATGA
- a CDS encoding uroporphyrinogen-III synthase, with protein sequence MSNYRMTYPLAGQTILITRAMGAASEFRHLLEAKGAVVLELPALVIKPPSSWVELDQAIIDINNFDWLILTSANGVNYFWQRWEKYGKTKEDLQHLKIAVVGKKTAQVLSNYGVEADFIPPDFVADAMVTNFPDALVGCKMLFPRVETGGREILVQEFSQEGAWVLEVPAYQSGCPDDIDSTVLSALENGIVDIITFASSKTVGNFYDLLVRAEGADTAQSLLESVALASIGPQTSQTCQELFQRVDVEASEYTLSGLGRALENFVSKR encoded by the coding sequence ATGTCTAATTATCGCATGACTTATCCCTTAGCTGGACAAACTATTTTAATTACTAGGGCAATGGGCGCTGCTTCGGAGTTTCGGCATTTGCTAGAGGCGAAGGGCGCTGTTGTTTTAGAGTTACCAGCTTTAGTGATTAAACCTCCTTCTAGTTGGGTAGAGTTAGATCAGGCAATTATTGATATAAATAACTTTGATTGGTTAATTCTTACCAGTGCCAATGGCGTTAATTATTTTTGGCAGAGGTGGGAAAAATACGGCAAAACTAAAGAAGATTTACAACATCTCAAGATTGCGGTGGTAGGTAAAAAAACCGCCCAAGTTTTGAGTAATTATGGTGTGGAAGCGGATTTTATTCCCCCTGATTTTGTGGCAGATGCCATGGTGACAAATTTTCCTGATGCCTTAGTAGGATGTAAAATGCTATTCCCTAGGGTGGAAACAGGAGGACGAGAAATATTAGTACAAGAGTTCTCTCAAGAAGGGGCTTGGGTGCTAGAAGTACCAGCTTATCAGTCAGGATGTCCTGATGATATTGATTCTACGGTATTATCAGCACTGGAAAATGGTATCGTTGATATTATTACCTTTGCTAGTTCTAAAACAGTGGGTAATTTTTATGATTTACTGGTAAGGGCGGAGGGCGCTGATACGGCACAATCTTTATTAGAATCTGTCGCCCTTGCTTCTATTGGACCACAAACTTCTCAAACTTGTCAAGAGTTATTCCAAAGAGTGGATGTGGAAGCGTCTGAATATACGTTATCTGGTTTGGGGCGGGCGCTGGAAAATTTTGTGTCGAAAAGATAG
- a CDS encoding DUF5615 family PIN-like protein: protein MKFLGDMGVSQTVINNLRNNGYDAIHLRDQSLQKLADSDIVIKAKAENRVILTFDLDFGELLAFSGDTLPSVIIFRLEKANPDYVLSKLNPILQKHQDVLQVGAIIVIKDNSYRIRNLPFAKKIKIGELQGKKVIFRPFLDL, encoded by the coding sequence ATGAAATTTCTAGGGGATATGGGCGTTTCTCAAACTGTCATTAATAACCTACGCAATAATGGTTATGATGCTATACATCTTAGAGATCAAAGTTTACAGAAACTGGCAGATAGCGATATTGTCATTAAGGCAAAAGCAGAAAACAGAGTTATTCTAACTTTTGATTTAGATTTCGGTGAATTATTAGCATTTAGCGGTGATACGTTACCCAGTGTGATTATTTTTCGGTTAGAAAAAGCCAATCCTGATTATGTTTTGAGTAAATTAAACCCCATTTTACAAAAACATCAAGATGTTTTGCAAGTTGGGGCAATTATTGTGATCAAAGACAATAGTTATCGTATTAGAAATTTACCGTTTGCTAAAAAAATTAAAATAGGCGAGCTTCAAGGTAAAAAGGTAATTTTTAGGCCTTTTTTAGACTTGTAG